In the genome of Planococcus donghaensis, the window CGTGTGCAAGGAATTAAAATAAGTCAAAATCCATTGCGAGAGCTATTTGGCTATGCGACAGTTGTAGTTGAAAGTGCAGGGGGATCAGTGGGAGACAAGGATGAAAAAATCCGTCTATTTCCTTTAGTGAAAAAAACTCGGATGTTGCCCATACTAGAAGAATTGTTTCCTGAGTTAGAATGGAATCCTGCATTAATTAAAGCGCCAAAGCGCAGCATTCATTTTTTCTATCGCTTAGACTTAGTTTGGCTTGCCCCTGTATTTGCGGCAGTAGGGTATTTCTTTTACCCGTATGGTTTGTTGGCGCTAATAATTGTGCCAATTGTAGTTTTGATTGGCGTTTGGCAACATCGAACTGTAGGTTATGCACTTAACGAAAGACAATTAACTGCTCAATTTAGAGGGGTTAGCAAACATCGCTATTTTATATTAAAAAAACGAATTCAAGTTGTTCAAGTGACCCAAAGTTATTTTCAACGGCGCAAAGAAATTTCTTCAATTCACGCGACGATTAAATCAGGCATGATGGGTGCCACAGCAACAATTCTTCATATGGAGAAAGAAGACGCTAGTCAGATTTTAGCTTGGTACAAACCACTTGGGACAAAGGACCGGTCGAGTTAAAAAATCAGGTATAAAAAAAGACGGCCGGATATGAAATCCGGCTGTCTTTATTTTTTAGCTCGCCAGCTAACAATGCGTTTGGGATGAAAATAACTAAGCCCGATTAAGAACCCAGTAATCATTCCGGCGATATGTGCAGTCACGTTGACGTTTGGTGTTAAGAAAGTCATAACTATACTAATAACGATAATTGGGAGTATAATTTGTTTAAGTTGGGGTAAAGCGCGTCCCCCATAATACACCAATGCGCCAAATGCACCAAAAACACCAAAAATGGCACCACTTGCTCCGACGTGAGAATAATCGAGTGGCTGAAGAAAATAAGTAGCTGCTGAAGCAAAAAAGCCCGCTAACAAGTAAATCGTAGTAAAACGAACTTTGCCGGTTAACCGCTCTAACTCAGGTCCAAAAAGGAACAAGGAGAACATATTAAACAGCAAGTGCATCACTCCGCTATGCAAGAACATGGGGGTGAAAAAGCGCCACCATTGACCTTCTGCAATGTAAAAATTAGAACCTACGCCATAAAAGTAAATCCATTGACCAAGAAAAGGTAACCATATCAGTACATAGACCAACAGATTAAGAGCGATCAAAGTGGAGACAACTGGATACATACGCAGGTATTGTTTAAAGCTTTCTGTTCGAATAAACATTTTGTCACCTCTATTTCATACGTTTTATTATACCTGTTACCTGTTTGCGATTGAAAGGAGAAACATTTATGATTACAGGAATTGGGCTGGATATTGTTGAAATTTCAAGAATCCGCCGGTTGGATACCAAATCACCAAAATTTCGAGCTCGTGTATTAACCATAAACGAGCAAGCTGAATACGATCGATTAACAGAAGGAAGAAAAATTGAATTCCTTGCGGGGCGCTTTGCGGCGAAAGAAGCATTTTCCAAAGCAAAAGGCACTGGCATTGGCAGTGAATGTTCTTTTCAAGATATCGAAGTTAGAAAAGATGCCAAAGGCAAACCCACTATTTACTTTTGTGGAGCTGAAATAGGGTTAGTATCGATTACACATTCAAAAGAATTTGCAGCAGCACAAGTTCTTTTGCAAACAATATAATTGGGTGGTGTTGGGATGACGGAAAATTATCGGCCGACTAAAGCGGTCATCAATTTAACGGCGATCAAAAATAATTTAACTTATTTTCAAGAAAAGAGCGGCGATGCGGAAGTCATTGCAGTAGTAAAAGCAGATGCTTACGGGCATGGTGTTCTAGAAGTTGTGGAAACAGTCATTGAAAATGGTGTCCGTATGCTGGCAGTAGCAACTCCGGACGAGGCTCTTTTTCTCCGTAAGCACGGTATAGATATAGAATTATTAGTGCTAGGGGCCACTCCTTCGCAGTTTATTCCAATCGCCCAGAAGCATAACATTACGGTGACAGCGATTTCTCTTGACTGGCTTTCGATGGCAGCAATGCACGTAGAGCAAGAGTTAGCTACATTAAAGATTCATTTAAAAGTGGATACGGGAATGAGGCGGATTGGCGTCCAAGTAGATGAGGTAGATGAGGCGTTTGGTTTTATTGCAGATCACGACTTTGACT includes:
- a CDS encoding rhomboid family intramembrane serine protease — protein: MFIRTESFKQYLRMYPVVSTLIALNLLVYVLIWLPFLGQWIYFYGVGSNFYIAEGQWWRFFTPMFLHSGVMHLLFNMFSLFLFGPELERLTGKVRFTTIYLLAGFFASAATYFLQPLDYSHVGASGAIFGVFGAFGALVYYGGRALPQLKQIILPIIVISIVMTFLTPNVNVTAHIAGMITGFLIGLSYFHPKRIVSWRAKK
- the acpS gene encoding holo-ACP synthase, with protein sequence MITGIGLDIVEISRIRRLDTKSPKFRARVLTINEQAEYDRLTEGRKIEFLAGRFAAKEAFSKAKGTGIGSECSFQDIEVRKDAKGKPTIYFCGAEIGLVSITHSKEFAAAQVLLQTI